The following are encoded together in the Mustela nigripes isolate SB6536 chromosome 11, MUSNIG.SB6536, whole genome shotgun sequence genome:
- the LOC132026724 gene encoding sesquipedalian-1-like, whose protein sequence is MKLHQKSVLSFFRGCRAQAPDREGILLKKGARNTSYQRRWFVLRGNLLFYLESQADHTPLGLILLENCQVEPRLGATEPHAFTILTPRVEGTGGRAYKLAAENQEELGAWLWALAGASCRQLVALLPTLEAQYRELCQAAGQEPGSPPEGCGFVATLSTPSSFQELHEHFGKEIRVLQVVRGRPQASNNGSNRSQAEEEPELKSC, encoded by the coding sequence ATGAAACTGCACCAGAAGTCCGTGCTCAGTTTCTTCCGTGGCTGCAGAGCACAGGCTCCAGACCGGGAGGGCATTTTGCTAAAGAAGGGAGCCCGAAACACCAGCTACCAACGCCGCTGGTTCGTCCTCCGGGGAAACCTCCTCTTCTACCTGGAGAGCCAAGCGGACCACACACCCCTGGGCCTCATTCTCTTGGAAAACTGCCAGGTGGAGCCACGCCTTGGGGCCACAGAACCCCATGCCTTTACCATCCTGACCCCCAGGGTTGAGGGCACAGGTGGACGGGCCTACAAGCTGGCAGCAGAAAATCAGgaagagctgggagcctggctgTGGGCGCTGGCTGGGGCGAGCTGCAGGCAGCTGGTGGCGCTCCTACCCACCCTGGAGGCCCAGTACCGGGAGCTCTGCCAGGCAGCTGGCCAAGAGCCCGGCTCACCCCCAGAGGGCTGTGGCTTCGTAGCCACCCTCAGTACCCCCTCCAGCTTCCAGGAGTTGCACGAGCACTTCGGGAAGGAGATCCGGGTGCTGCAGGTCGTGCGTGGAAGGCCCCAGGCCAGTAACAATGGAAGCAACAGATCCCAGGCAGAGGAGGAGCCGGAGCTCAAGAGCTGTTGA